From a single Rosa rugosa chromosome 7, drRosRugo1.1, whole genome shotgun sequence genomic region:
- the LOC133720044 gene encoding UDP-glucuronic acid decarboxylase 1: protein MKQLHKQSSVNHRRDEEIPTSLSSSTYSPKAFKHPRSLPRSINYIFREQRLLFILVGILIGSTFFILQPTLSRLSPSEPNPSIPRSFSSSSSSVHDRINTASFATDLRSNAGRVPAGLGKRRLRIVVTGGAGFVGSHLVDKLLSRGNDVIVIDNFFTGRKENVAHHFGNPRFELIRHDVVEPILLEVDQIYHLACPASPVHYKYNPVKTIKTNVMGTLNMLGLAKRIGARFLITSTSEVYGDPLEHPQKETYWGNVNPIGERSCYDEGKRTAETLAMDYHRGAGVEVRIARIFNTYGPRMCLDDGRVVSNFVAQAIRKQPLTVYGDGKQTRSFQYVSDLVNGLVALMEGEHVGPFNLGNPGEFTMLELAEVVKETIDSSATIEFRPNTADDPHKRKPDIGKAKELLNWEPKVSLREGLPLMVSDFQNRILNEDEGKGN, encoded by the exons ATGAAACAGCTACACAAGCAATCGAGCGTGAATCACAGGAGGGACGAAGAGATCCCAACCTCCCTATCCTCCTCCACCTACTCCCCcaaagccttcaagcaccccagaTCTCTCCCCAGATCCATCAACTACATCTTCAGAGAGCAACGCCTCCTCTTCATCCTCGTCGGCATTCTCATCGGCTCCACCTTCTTCATCCTCCAGCCCACTCTCTCCCGCCTCTCTCCTTCCGAGCCCAATCCCTCCATCCCCCgatccttctcctcctcctcctcctccgtcCACGACCGTATCAACACCGCCTCCTTCGCCACCGACCTCCGCAGCAACGCCGGCAGGGTCCCCGCCGGCCTCGGCAAGCGCAGGCTCAGGATCGTCGTCACCGGTGGCGCCGGCTTCGTCGGCTCCCACCTCGTCGATAAGTTGCTCTCCAGGGGGAACGATGTCATTGTCATCGACAATTTCTTCACCGGGAGGAAGGAGAATGTGGCGCACCATTTCGGGAATCCCAGGTTCGAGCTCATTCGCCACGACGTCGTTGAGCCGATTCTGCTGGAGGTCGATCAGATCTACCATCTGGCCTGCCCGGCCTCGCCTGTTCACTATAAGTACAATCCGGTCAAGACAATCA AGACCAATGTGATGGGGACCCTTAATATGCTTGGCCTTGCGAAGCGAATTGGGGCTAGGTTTTTGATCACTAGTACCAGTGAGGTCTATGGTGATCCACTGGAGCATCCTCAGAAGGAGACTTACTGGGGAAATGTCAATCCTATAG GTGAGAGGAGCTGTTATGACGAAGGAAAGAGGACGGCAGAGACACTGGCAATGGATTATCATCGAGGTGCAGGTGTTGAG GTTCGTATTGCTCGAATTTTCAATACATATGGGCCACGTATGTGTTTGGATGATGGGCGTGTTGTCAGCAATTTTGTTGCTCAG GCTATCCGCAAACAACCATTGACTGTGTACGGTGATGGTAAACAAACACGAAGCTTCCAATATGTCTCTGATTTG GTAAATGGACTGGTGGCATTGATGGAAGGCGAACATGTGGGGCCTTTCAACCTGGGAAATCCCGGGGAATTCACCATGCTAGAGCTTGCTGAG GTTGTGAAAGAAACAATTGATTCAAGTGCAACAATAGAATTCAGGCCAAATACTGCTGATGATCCTCATAAGAGGAAACCAGATATTGGCAAAGCAAAAGAGCTGTTGAACTGGGAGCCAAAAGTATCACTGAGGGAGGGACTGCCTCTAATGGTGAGTGATTTCCAGAATCGCATTTTAAATGAGGATGAAGGAAAAGGGAATTAA
- the LOC133720045 gene encoding protein SODIUM POTASSIUM ROOT DEFECTIVE 1-like, whose product MKLKGIDIFCASQASTAICFSMDQASSSSSIIQLGGRAIDRHNPIIQDSRRSSTSSTSTRFINPPCYTQPPINPKTYHQLQKSKKNFSSSKTSSDQSKKKIVSFSKEKYEQKRKSTSSNGKKPSDDNVKKHSSVPSGSVVRKSSAEPVDLISITPPGSSRYLLSDKVFFDGLSDYDPVSASVPVGDKENQNIVMNKQEYESASSASSSSSLSKPPPPSNQVVVLRVSLHCKGCEGKLRKHLSRMEGVTSFNIDFAAKKVTVMGDVTPVSVLASVSKVKNAQFWPTVSATPSASPAPCPTKLKAKN is encoded by the exons ATGAAGCTGAAAGGCATAGATATCTTCTGTGCATCCCAAGCTTCAACAGCCATATGTTTCAGTATGGATCAAGCCTCATCCTCCTCATCAATTATCCAACTTGGTGGTCGAGCCATCGATCGCCACAATCCCATTATCCAAGATTCAAGAAGATCAAGCACtagtagtactagtactagaTTTATTAATCCTCCTTGCTATACTCAACCACCCATCAATCCCAAAACTTACCATCAACTCCAGAAGAGCAAGAAAAACTTCTCATCTTCAAAGACAAGTAGTGATCAGAGCAAGAAGAAGATTGTAAGCTTCTCAAAAGAAAAGTATGAGCAAAAGAGGAAGAGTACTTCTTCTAACGGTAAGAAACCGTCTGATGATAATGTTAAGAAGCACTCTTCAGTCCCAAGTGGAAGTGTTGTTAGGAAGAGCTCTGCTGAGCCAGTTGATCTTATCAGTATTACTCCTCCTGGATCATCCAGATACCTTTTGAGTGACAAGGTGTTCTTCGATGGGTTATCTGATTATGATCCGGTTTCAGCATCGGTTCCAGTTGGAGacaaggaaaaccaaaacataGTGATGAATAAGCAAGAATATGAATCTGCTTCTTCAGCAAGCTCTTCCTCATCTCTGTCAAAACCACCTCCTCCTTCCAACCAG GTTGTAGTGTTGAGGGTGTCACTGCACTGCAAAGGCTGTGAAGGAAAACTGAGAAAGCATCTATCAAGAATGGAAG GAGTGACATCTTTCAACATAGACTTTGCAGCAAAGAAGGTGACTGTAATGGGAGATGTAACCCCAGTGAGTGTGCTTGCAAGTGTCTCAAAGGTGAAGAATGCTCAGTTTTGGCCAACTGTGTCTGCAACCCCATCTGCATCACCAGCACCTTGTCCTACCAAACTAAAGGCCAAGAATTAA
- the LOC133722835 gene encoding uncharacterized protein LOC133722835, with protein sequence MTSSIPFDHINEEHEELLTLQLSTGNHSTRPIQQSPLLISTPSQSLTLFAATNFHMTSLQNSNPPAPAASNHEASAAGSSRSSRARRSSAQTLREGKTEDIPAPYPWATTKRAQVYSRRYLLSNGIKKISGVVQCKKCEQKYEIEYDLEQKFEDVATYVSQHKSAMRDRAPAVWMTPTLPDCKFCGQTNCVKPEMDKKRSINWLFLLLGQMLGMCKLNELKYFCKHTKNHRTGAKDRVLYLTYLGLLKQLEPNGPFDI encoded by the coding sequence ATGACTTCCTCCATACCTTTTGATCACATCAATGAAGAACACGAAGAGCTCCTAACCCTTCAACTCTCCACCGGAAACCATTCAACCCGACCCATCCAACAATCTCCTCTTTTGATCTCGACACCGTCTCAGTCTCTAACTTTATTTGCAGCAACGAATTTCCACATGACATCACTACAAAACTCTAACCCTCCTGCTCCTGCTGCCTCTAATCACGAGGCTTCAGCGGCTGGTAGTTCCAGGTCGTCCCGTGCCCGCAGATCTTCAGCTCAAACCCTAAGAGAAGGGAAGACTGAAGACATACCAGCCCCATATCCTTGGGCTACCACAAAACGTGCTCAAGTGTACTCTCGTCGATATTTGCTTTCTAATGGCATCAAGAAAATCAGTGGTGTGGTCCAATGCAAAAAGTGTGAACAGAAGTATGAGATTGAGTATGATCTGGAACAAAAGTTCGAGGATGTGGCGACTTATGTGTCTCAGCACAAGAGTGCAATGCGTGATAGGGCACCTGCAGTTTGGATGACTCCCACACTCCCGGATTGCAAGTTCTGTGGTCAAACAAATTGTGTGAAGCCTGAGATGGACAAGAAGAGGTCAATCAATTGGCTGTTCTTGCTTTTGGGTCAAATGCTCGGAATGTGCAAACTCAATGAATTGAAGTACTTCTGCAAGCACACCAAGAATCACAGGACCGGTGCTAAAGATCGGGTTTTGTATCTTACTTATCTGGGACTGTTGAAACAACTTGAGCCGAATGGACCCTTTGATATTTGA